A segment of the Maylandia zebra isolate NMK-2024a linkage group LG2, Mzebra_GT3a, whole genome shotgun sequence genome:
TTAAAGGAGCAGCACATCCGCAGGGAGACCTGCTGTGAGTTTAGTGACTGAACAAAAACATATCCCTGTTTTACTGCCACCTGTGCCACAGATTATTAATATTGCTGTTGTTAACACAGAATATGACACGCTGTTTTGCTGTAAAGTAACAACAGATGTTCTTCAGATGTTTCAATCCTGTTGGACAAACCTGCACAGATGTTAACCTGTTATTTTTATGAGAGCAGTTCTCATTCAGTACCAAAGATTTCAGTTTAACCGCACATCTATAACACAAATGATCCTTTACCCTACTTAGTGCTCTGTTAGTTTTAAGAACACCTGAATCCTGAAAAAGTAAGTAACAGGTCACCTGCAGTCCCACCAGGAGATGATCCGTGGATGAGGCCGACATCCGTTGCATATGCAAACATCTGGATGCACCACCTCTTTGTGTGGGGCAATGTTGGAGGTGGACCAGCATGTCGATCTGACATTGATGACATCAGAGCAGCTCACCTGCTCCTTCCTCTTGGTGTCACTGTAGCACCTGGACACTGAGGACACGCCTCCACCTTCACCTCTGTTGACAAAACAGCGGCTAACTTGTTTTTGTTCCTCTTGAGAATGAGATGCATCATCACTGGTGACGAAGTGCCACGTACAGTGAGGAGCCGCTTTCTTCTCCATCTCTTCGGTGGACTTCAGAGGAGCCTTGTTTACTCGCCTGTCTGTGTCCGTGTACCTGTAGCTCTTATATGTGCTGATGGGGGGGACACTGCAGTTGAGTGTCACTCTGGTACAGCAGCAAGTCAAGAATGAAGCCATCCTCAGAAACCCCAATTTGTCAGGTCTGTTCTGGATGTGCTGCCTCAGCTGTTTGCAGACAACCAAAACCTCATCAGCCCAAACCTCTGATGAAGAGGCTCATCTTCAACTTCTTGATTTATTAAATCAATTTTAACAGTAATACAGCAAAGAATGCAAATAAATATAGATTAAAATTCACAAAAATCACATATTCTGGTTATAGCTTAAAATGTCTTTAACAGTTTCCCCCTGCATAAGTCTAATCTCTGGACCGGACTGTATAACATCAGCAAGATCCTGTGTACGGTTTAATTCTACTGTTGGGTtaggtgttaaaaaaaaaaaaaaggaagaaaaagaaactcagTGTAAAGCATCAGATGTCTAAAAACAGACAttattcttgttgttgttttcatttcaacAACTTTTCAGTAACATaacgaagaaagaaaaacttatAAAGACCTTCAGGAAGCCCGGAGATGTGCTGAAAAACAAAGCTTGGCTCTTTGGatggaaaacaaagaaatgcgGGGCGGCTCAAAACTTGTGCACAGTACTGAAACACACtgatcctttttctgttttcatttaagCTGTTTGAGATGTTTAATACCGTATTTTGTTAATAGCAGCAGCTTTGATCTTATTTTATTTCCACCATCGTTTTTAATTCCAATCAGAATCTCAAATTTATTCTCAAGTACAAACGCATCAAATCAGAATTTAAGCAGAAAATTTGCTTCAACACAAAAGTTTTTATTCTCCACCAACAAAGAAATCCCTGATCACTTTAATTAAAGCAGTAGATTTTATATTAAATACTTGAAAATGTTTGGATTAAACGTCCCAAATATACAATAACACTTCCGAGTTTTACACCTTAGATGGTGATTCTTGAAGGTTTATAACAGCAGTTTAAATTTGACTTCATCaaccacacaaacactttgatttgttttaattttattatattttgcaGTCACAATACTCaggtttcttttaaaatatctttgcccttaaaagaaaacaattactgTGTATAAAAACTCTTTTGTGACTTTATGAGCTGTGTTTTGGCGGGAATATTACAAGAATGTCATTTAACCACGCCATCCTTCAAACCAACTGAACTTTATTCTGAGTGCAATCACAGAGTTTCACATGGACGCTAAATAATAAAAAGCCCCTCTCCCGACCCCAAAATATTTCACCATCTGATTTAAAGCCCGCCTACAGGAACATttctaaaaaatgaaaacacgaCCATCCATCCTTTATtgttaaaaagaaactaaatctcatctgaaaacagaaaaaatttgAACTGAGATCAGCGACCATCACCCTGAACGGTCGACCAAAGATATCACATTTCCTTGAAAATCGTCTTAAGCCTCGAACGAGCCCCTGAACTGAAGTAGCTCCAGGAGTCTTTCAGTAAATCAGTTCTGCGACTGATTACAGTGAGCAAAGCCTGCTTCAGATGTTCTCAAAAGCAGCAGACTCGAAACACAGAGGACAGCTGCAGCGACGCCGACCGGCACAAAAAACGCGTACAAACATCCAGAACCTGAAAGTAATGTGATGAAGTGAAACATCGAAACAACTCTGTGtttcagtaaaataaaataagaccgTTTCAGATCTTTAATAACGTGAGCGGCAGCGTTAAAATCATGCCCCACTTTTAGTCAGCGTTGCAAAAAAGAGAAACCTTTCCCGTCCCTGGTAACGAGTATGCAAACGCCGAGATCACACGTCGTCTCAGTAACCATCAGATCTGTGGATTAATGAATGAATCTGGATGATCATTTCTGAGCTCAGATCACACGTATACGTGACTATCATGTCCCGCAGACTTGCATCGCTATAGGCCAGTAACACATGCTGCGAGCGAGGGGGAGAAAATCTAAAACTGCTCCGCCGCCGGGCGCTGTAATAAATATGGAGGAGAGGGTGGGTCACACATTCCCTGATTGGTCAGGTTAAACGCTCGTCACGATCACGGCTGGTGACGAAAACAGTAACAACAAAaatcttaaacatgtttttcaagCCAAATCCTGCAGCTGGGTCTTTTCTGCCGCCCGCCACTAAGTACTGCATCCATCAGtagacaccacacacacactcacactcacacacacgcacgcacgcacgcacatacacacacacgcatgcacgcacacccTCTGACTCCAGATTACACCAGCTTCTTGGCCTCGAAGAAGCTCTTCAGGTGTCTCATCTGCCAGATACCGATGGCCACCAGGATCAGGGTCTGGACGATGGACCACCAGAGGACCCGCTGGTTGGTGCTCTCGCTGGTCTGACGGAAACGCTCCTCACGATACTGAGGGAAAAACAGACGGCAGGGGGCGCCCGTTAAACCTTAACCTTTGTTaaacctttgtttttgtttctaatgtctctgtaaagcactttgaatcaccttgttgttgaattgtgctatacaaataaatttgccttgccttgccttaacGCTGTCATTTTTGACAGCTATGACAATACACAGTGTCTGAACATTTacagttgcaaaaaaaaaaaaaaaaactaaacgtTTAAACATAAACCTTATATTTGAACTAGGGCTGCCaaaaacgattattttgatagtcgactagtcaccgattatttttgcgattagtcgactaatcagatcatcatccattggacgtaaaacgtacaacttattgcaccagcacgcatctgctcttatataactatcattaacttccagctttaagtgtttaaggtatgtgctaactaaaaataaagacaagatgatttaatctcagccaaaccgatttactcaggaacaaataaaatactgaaagccctaatttgaatgaaataaaTGTAGACTCCactgacagaaacagaaaatggGTTCCTGCTTTTCTACTTTGGTGACTTTTTGTGCTTTAAGTCATAATAAATTTAATGACCAGCTGAGGCAGGAATACATCAGGAGGTAAAACATCTGTTTTAATGAATGGAGTCTGGTGGAGAGTACAGGCTTCATGTTGTCAGGAAACTGGTGCTGACAGCCGGCAAAGTGGTAAAAATGTTctgttaaactgatttttttggggcgtgtacataaaatcaaaGAGCCTGAGAGACGAGCAGCTCTGATTCATGTTCAGGGTCTTCATGCGtttctgacaaaaacaaaaaagcgcCAAGGCGTTTCTGACTGACCCGCTGGTAGTTCTGCTCCTTCTGGATCTGGTCCACCTGCTCCACCAGCTGTCGGACTCTCAGCTGCAGCTCCGTCAGTTTGTCCTTGGCAGCGATCTCAGCGTAGTTGTTGGCGTGTTCGCCCACCTGGATGTCCAGGTGAACGCGCTGCAACACATCACAAAAATCACAAACCGCGGTTATGAACATCACGGATCAGAACAGAAAGGAATAAACTGCTGAAGCTCTCGTTTGTATGTCTGAGCGTCTCCTCACCAGCATGCCGCCGGCAAACAGCGAGAACTTGGAGGAGTTGGAGTGAAGGCAGATCTGATGTTCTCCAGGTGTGTGCGACGTGAAGGTGAAGCGTCCTTCTGAGCCGTACTGTCGAGACAGAATCAcctgcagggaaaaaacaaaacatcttccACATCAAGCAGAAGTCTCAGCATTTGTACTGTAACTCCTGAGAGCTGAAAGCTGCAGACTGCTCTGAAAACTCAgtttattacacttttttccttctcctgcatCGCTGTAATCTCGCAAAGCAaggaagccccacccacctgttgCTCAAAGCtttggcagccaatcagaacaagTTGGCTTAAAGGCAGAGGAGCTAATACATGTTGATTCAGAGTATGAGCTGAAGGAGGAACATTTTAAACTGAACTACTGTGAATCCTGCCGAGCTCCTCGAGCACAGTCCAGGCGTAAAAATACTGCACATATCAAAATATATAAGCTACTCTGAGCTGATCCCCACAGAGGATGGATCCACAcgtttgatttattttgttcCAGGTACCCTTGCTGACGAAATCCCCCCATTTATCCGGGCTTGGGACTGACACGGAGCTTGTGACTTCCTGAGTCTGGGTTTTTGTCTCCTCCTGGTCTTCATCTGAGGACCTTTCACATATGAGGCATATGTGGCTGTACAGTTGAGCGTTAACCACGACAGCATGACGCCACATAGACTCTTTAAGTACATGAACTTTATGCTCACCTTGTCATCAGGATCTTTGACTTCCACAAACATGCCAAGACCCTGAGTGGCCGGCAGGTACTCCTCCCTTTGCTTATCATACAGCTGAGTCCGATAGTTACCTGCACAGACACACGGCTTGATTAGTGAGCAGTTTGAATGAATATGGTTTGGACCTGAAACCAACATCAGTTTATCAACTTCCAGTTGAATATGTCgacttttttctttatgttttaaacTTTATGTTTCAGTAAATGCAACAGCAACagaattttctttgttttctttagaaaaCTCCTTCACTATCACAATCTGAAGTTAACTCTCAGTTCACTGCTTTACTTTATCTGCAGATGCATTAGTAAAGGAGGTGCACCTGAAATGATTCCGAATTAACCTTTAACCTGATGAAAATTGTGCAGATTAAGATGCTGAAAGAAAAGCTTTTTTGAACGGACAGATTTCCTGCCGGCTGATGGTGTGTACCATGTGGTAGTTTCTCTCATTCAAACAGAGGAGGGCTGATTAACTTTGAGATAAACTTGCCTTTAATATAACCTGGATTAAATTATAGAGGAGGATTCAACGGACCAAAGGATCCACTTTAAACTTAGTGTTGATGGATTATTATTTCAACAGCTTTCTTTAATGGAAAAATACCTTTATGAAAACTTTAATCACACTTTAAAGTTtcgattttttccccttcctataaaaataaatcatgctATCGTGAACTATTAtttagaatatttattttaattaagtttaatttCTTTCGaaaaagtacacacacattTGAAGACACGACACACTAAACTTTAGCTGCTCGGCTAACTAGCTGCTAGCATTATCCTACAGATCCCCCACCCCCCTCTCACCGATAATCATGGTCTCGTCCGGAATCTCCTCGATGAAGCATTTCTTCTCGGTCTCTCCGATGTGAAAGTACAGCGCGGAGACGAAGCTGCACAAAACGTTCAggagtaaaactgaaaacagacaCGGCTGCATCCTGATCCGGAGCGACGCCATCTTCCTGCCGGGACACACGGAACTCAAACTGAGCATGCGCCTGTCACAGCAGTGCCACGTAAACCCTTGCGGCACTCTGGCCAATCGGCTAACCGCAGGAGGGTACTGGGTGTCG
Coding sequences within it:
- the tmed9 gene encoding transmembrane emp24 domain-containing protein 9; its protein translation is MASLRIRMQPCLFSVLLLNVLCSFVSALYFHIGETEKKCFIEEIPDETMIIGNYRTQLYDKQREEYLPATQGLGMFVEVKDPDDKVILSRQYGSEGRFTFTSHTPGEHQICLHSNSSKFSLFAGGMLRVHLDIQVGEHANNYAEIAAKDKLTELQLRVRQLVEQVDQIQKEQNYQRYREERFRQTSESTNQRVLWWSIVQTLILVAIGIWQMRHLKSFFEAKKLV